The following proteins come from a genomic window of Halomicroarcula saliterrae:
- a CDS encoding tandem-95 repeat protein — protein MNGAMANRRMLLLIGVVVCVALSGVTVVPASGSATVGTSESVVSGGTMQVTTQETFSFDSKYPNSDPCVVSQELLTRTSSGGTTCTGSLEADGSSTTLEFENWQWDTLEQPDIGLNLRETLPDGTISDPNGDSFQFSSFTTEVFCGTPISFTVAGYEDGTQVDSQSYTISSTEPVTTRVIGFASVDEVRFEGYSDTSSFDANSCVTVDDFVVDQAVSSNTQPSFSNLDATVTYDEASGTPVVVDSDATVADTELDAAGDYAGSTLTVVREGGASADDSYGFDTSAGTFATSGSELTTGGSAFASYTQSGGTLTIDFTAAETAATPALVDDVLQAITYENIGDPVVVEYGLTLSFDDGDPDGALQTSESQSVIFDPALEPISTSTTLDFTSLGPELGNGDSVDARNVRELLFYGYQFGDAAENSLVASNELQLEQATRDPATTGTRFESDEPFALDSLDIDNYGDSGQDVTVYGYRDGTRVASQTYTMAASSGYQTRDPDGDDSEFRRVDEVRFTTGVSDQVAIDNIVVDQSNVSPSADLDTGADGTASSVTFSENDDQGTASGDGVAVTGPVDLADSDGTVESVTVTLDNPQGDAGEGLAVDTSGLAADLGFSASTNEITVTRNTASTADLEAAVEAVRFQNDDDAPDATDRAVTVTATDDAGATASATATVTVQPGNDAPSITAPGGTLQPDEDVAFDLTGANEIQVADPDDGGGLMRLTLTAQHGTLTVGSTTGLAVVSGSNGASSLTVSGPKSDVNAALGTLSYRSDTDYFGTDTVTATVSDEGNTGTDPGLTGDGNSETDSATVSLDVQPVADAPTIGAIADQATDEDQPLSGVAFTVGDAETAAGSLTLSFSADTPSLVESHAFGGSGTDRTLDIVPAADQSGSTLVTVEVSDGSLTAREEFRLTVDPVDDRPTITAVSDLTVDEDSDVAPVSFQVDDVETAPGSLTVGASSGDQSLVPDANLAVSGTGTDRTLDVTLAPNATGTATITLEADDGGLSGTESFTLTVAPVNDPPSIDNAPDATVTEDSPYSYTPAVTDVDAGDTTAFSIVNQPSWATFDTATGELSGTPTNDDVGSYDGIGITVEDGDGATDTVGPFGIDVANTNDPPTIGGTAPDAPEDSVYSFTPTAVDVDAGDAVTFTITNRPPWATFDTATGEIAGTPTNDDVGAYGGIEITATDTAGETATLGPFGIDVTNTNDPPSIDNTPSATVAEDSVYSYTPAVSDADAGDTTTFTIVNQPSWATFDTATGELSGTPTNDDVGTADGIEITVEDGGGATDTVGPFGIDVTNTNDAPTADADSYTTAEDTALSVAAPGVLDGDGDVDGDALTVALVSSPANGALTLAANGSVEYVPAANRTGEETFTYEIADGNGATAQATVTLTVEAVNDAPSIDLGANRTVTNDTSERTVPDFATGFSPGGGSDEAGQGVRAFVVSVERDPAGILDSVAVTDTDGDDNGTLTYAVDDGVEGTATVAVRVRDDGGTANEGTDTSGVERFNITVDTRPPAVTGARTGQRTLTLRTDETLSTDSGDVPDGGDFAVTAGGRAVAVTDVAVDGRNLSLTLADSIAAEDDVTLRYAPGRKVPEDAGGNRVAGVTDLSVTNTVPDAVDDAYTVLEDNTLAVDADLGVVANDTDADDGDLTVSVVTNTSDGRLTLAANGSFEYRPDRNYNGDDAFVYELRDTDGNTDRAVVNITVLPVRDGGGGGGSSSGTSVTVDESDDSATAEVSVSDAKRGEPVQIPLAGGDSDTGGDQRNVDVPSIELTVERDGDFGLSVSTSEIRAGGPAAEEPESGVSAPSDRDREFAASTGSTPMGRVTVTHSIDDADIGEVAFTFRLRKSYLRENRIGPSSVSLYRDETTRWNRLPTTVVGETDTHYVFRATAPGLSVFTVGTNASMVTVTEATRRTATVDTGQPAAVDVTLTNRGTVERTYPLELTADGSAVATDSVDVAAGTNRTVTLSSTFETAGTYALAVDGQSVGTVSVRARSATGPTPEPATVTPTETATGASGPGMGVVAALLAVSLAVGLRRRRER, from the coding sequence ATGAACGGGGCGATGGCGAATCGGCGGATGCTGCTACTTATCGGTGTCGTCGTCTGTGTGGCCCTCTCAGGTGTCACAGTCGTGCCGGCGAGCGGGTCGGCGACCGTCGGGACGAGCGAGTCCGTCGTCTCGGGCGGGACGATGCAAGTCACCACCCAGGAAACTTTTTCCTTCGACAGTAAATATCCGAACTCGGACCCCTGTGTCGTCTCGCAGGAACTGTTGACCCGCACGTCCAGCGGCGGGACGACCTGTACCGGGTCGCTCGAAGCCGACGGGAGTTCGACGACACTGGAGTTCGAGAACTGGCAGTGGGATACGCTTGAACAGCCGGATATCGGGCTGAATCTCCGGGAGACCCTTCCGGATGGGACGATTAGCGACCCGAACGGGGACAGTTTCCAGTTCTCCTCGTTCACCACCGAGGTGTTCTGCGGAACGCCGATATCGTTCACTGTTGCGGGCTACGAGGACGGGACACAGGTCGACTCACAGAGCTACACCATAAGCTCGACCGAGCCGGTGACTACGCGAGTCATCGGCTTCGCATCCGTCGACGAAGTCCGGTTCGAGGGGTACAGCGACACATCCAGCTTCGATGCCAATAGCTGTGTGACCGTCGACGACTTCGTCGTCGACCAGGCGGTCTCCTCGAACACCCAGCCGTCGTTCTCGAACCTCGATGCGACGGTCACTTACGACGAGGCGAGCGGGACACCGGTGGTCGTCGACAGCGACGCGACGGTCGCCGACACAGAGCTCGACGCGGCCGGCGATTACGCGGGCAGTACGCTCACCGTCGTCCGTGAGGGCGGTGCCAGCGCCGACGACAGCTACGGGTTCGATACGAGCGCCGGAACCTTCGCCACCTCCGGGTCGGAGTTGACAACTGGCGGGAGCGCCTTCGCCAGTTACACGCAGAGCGGTGGCACGCTGACTATCGATTTCACCGCCGCCGAGACGGCGGCCACGCCGGCACTGGTCGACGACGTGTTACAGGCCATCACCTACGAGAACATCGGCGACCCGGTTGTCGTCGAGTACGGCCTCACGCTCAGCTTCGACGACGGCGACCCGGACGGCGCGCTCCAGACCAGCGAGTCCCAGTCCGTCATCTTCGACCCGGCACTCGAACCGATTTCGACGAGTACGACGCTCGATTTCACCAGCCTCGGCCCGGAACTGGGAAACGGTGATTCGGTCGACGCGCGAAACGTGCGGGAACTGCTGTTCTACGGCTACCAGTTCGGAGATGCCGCGGAGAATAGCCTGGTGGCGTCGAACGAGCTCCAGTTAGAACAGGCCACGCGGGACCCGGCGACGACGGGCACCCGCTTCGAGAGCGACGAGCCGTTCGCGCTGGACTCCCTCGATATCGACAACTACGGTGATTCCGGACAGGACGTGACGGTCTACGGCTACCGTGACGGGACGCGGGTGGCGAGTCAGACCTACACGATGGCCGCGAGCAGCGGCTATCAGACCAGAGACCCCGACGGGGACGACTCCGAGTTCCGGCGTGTCGACGAGGTTCGGTTTACCACCGGCGTGAGCGACCAGGTCGCTATCGACAACATCGTGGTCGACCAGAGCAACGTCTCGCCCTCGGCCGACCTCGATACGGGCGCGGACGGTACCGCTTCGTCGGTCACGTTCAGCGAGAACGACGACCAGGGGACCGCGAGCGGCGACGGCGTGGCCGTCACCGGGCCAGTCGATCTGGCCGACAGCGACGGGACCGTCGAGTCGGTCACGGTGACACTCGACAACCCACAGGGCGACGCGGGTGAAGGGCTGGCAGTCGACACGAGCGGCCTCGCCGCCGACCTCGGGTTCTCGGCCAGCACGAACGAGATTACCGTCACGCGCAACACGGCCAGCACGGCTGACCTCGAAGCCGCCGTCGAGGCGGTGCGCTTTCAGAACGACGACGACGCGCCCGACGCCACCGACCGCGCGGTGACCGTCACGGCGACCGACGACGCCGGGGCGACTGCGAGTGCGACGGCGACCGTGACCGTCCAGCCCGGCAACGACGCCCCCTCGATAACGGCCCCGGGCGGGACGCTCCAGCCCGACGAGGACGTCGCGTTCGACCTGACCGGCGCGAACGAGATACAGGTGGCAGATCCCGACGACGGTGGCGGGCTCATGAGGCTGACGCTCACCGCCCAGCACGGCACGCTCACCGTCGGCTCGACGACGGGGCTCGCCGTCGTCAGCGGGAGCAACGGCGCGAGTTCGCTCACCGTCAGCGGGCCGAAGTCGGACGTGAACGCCGCGCTCGGGACGCTCTCCTACCGGAGCGACACCGACTACTTCGGGACCGACACCGTGACCGCGACTGTCTCCGACGAGGGCAACACCGGCACGGACCCCGGGCTGACCGGCGACGGAAACAGCGAGACCGACAGTGCGACCGTCTCGCTGGACGTCCAGCCCGTGGCCGACGCGCCGACTATCGGTGCCATCGCCGACCAGGCGACCGACGAAGACCAGCCGTTGAGCGGCGTCGCGTTCACCGTCGGTGACGCCGAGACGGCCGCGGGGAGCCTCACGCTCTCCTTTAGCGCCGACACACCGTCGCTCGTCGAGTCACACGCCTTCGGCGGGAGCGGGACCGACCGCACGCTCGATATCGTCCCGGCGGCGGACCAGTCCGGGAGCACCCTCGTCACCGTCGAGGTCAGCGACGGCTCGCTGACCGCCCGGGAAGAGTTCCGCCTGACGGTGGACCCGGTCGACGACCGGCCGACGATAACCGCGGTGAGCGACCTGACCGTCGACGAGGACAGCGACGTCGCCCCCGTCAGTTTCCAAGTCGACGACGTCGAGACGGCGCCGGGGTCGCTGACCGTCGGCGCGAGTTCGGGCGACCAGTCGCTGGTGCCGGACGCCAATCTGGCGGTCAGTGGCACCGGCACCGACCGGACGCTCGACGTCACGCTCGCGCCGAACGCCACGGGGACGGCCACGATTACCCTCGAAGCCGACGACGGCGGGCTCTCGGGGACCGAATCGTTCACGCTGACCGTCGCGCCGGTCAACGACCCGCCGTCTATCGACAACGCGCCCGACGCGACGGTCACCGAAGATTCGCCCTACAGCTACACACCGGCCGTCACCGACGTGGACGCAGGCGACACGACGGCGTTCTCGATAGTGAACCAGCCCTCGTGGGCAACTTTCGACACCGCGACCGGCGAGCTGTCGGGGACGCCGACCAACGACGACGTGGGTAGCTACGACGGCATCGGGATAACCGTCGAGGACGGCGACGGCGCGACCGACACGGTCGGCCCGTTCGGCATCGACGTGGCCAACACTAACGACCCACCGACGATAGGCGGGACGGCACCCGACGCCCCCGAGGATAGCGTCTACTCGTTCACGCCGACGGCAGTCGACGTCGACGCGGGCGACGCGGTGACGTTCACCATTACAAACAGGCCCCCGTGGGCCACGTTCGACACGGCCACCGGTGAGATAGCCGGGACGCCGACCAACGACGACGTGGGTGCGTACGGCGGTATCGAGATTACCGCGACGGACACCGCCGGCGAGACGGCCACGCTCGGGCCGTTCGGCATCGACGTGACCAACACCAACGACCCGCCGTCCATCGACAACACACCCAGCGCGACGGTCGCGGAGGATTCGGTCTACAGCTACACACCGGCTGTCAGTGACGCGGACGCGGGCGATACGACGACGTTCACGATAGTGAACCAGCCCTCGTGGGCAACCTTCGACACCGCGACCGGCGAGCTATCGGGGACGCCGACCAACGATGACGTGGGCACGGCCGACGGCATCGAGATAACCGTCGAAGACGGCGGCGGCGCGACCGACACGGTCGGCCCGTTCGGCATCGACGTGACCAACACCAACGACGCGCCGACTGCGGACGCGGACAGCTACACGACAGCCGAAGACACCGCGCTGTCGGTGGCCGCACCCGGCGTGCTCGACGGTGACGGCGACGTCGACGGCGACGCGCTGACGGTGGCGCTGGTCTCCAGCCCGGCGAACGGCGCGCTGACGCTCGCCGCGAACGGCTCCGTCGAGTACGTCCCCGCAGCGAACCGCACCGGCGAGGAGACGTTCACCTACGAGATAGCCGACGGCAACGGGGCGACGGCGCAGGCGACGGTCACACTCACCGTCGAGGCCGTCAACGACGCACCGAGCATCGACCTCGGTGCGAACCGGACCGTGACCAACGACACGAGCGAGCGGACGGTCCCCGACTTCGCCACCGGCTTCTCGCCCGGCGGCGGGTCCGACGAGGCCGGCCAAGGCGTCCGGGCGTTCGTCGTCTCGGTCGAGCGCGACCCCGCGGGCATCCTCGACAGTGTCGCCGTTACAGACACCGACGGCGACGACAACGGCACGCTGACCTACGCCGTCGACGACGGCGTCGAGGGGACCGCCACCGTCGCCGTGCGGGTGCGAGACGACGGCGGCACCGCGAACGAAGGGACCGACACGAGCGGCGTGGAACGGTTCAACATCACCGTCGACACGCGCCCACCGGCAGTGACGGGCGCACGGACCGGCCAGCGAACACTCACGCTTCGCACCGACGAGACGCTCTCGACCGACTCGGGGGACGTACCGGACGGCGGGGACTTCGCCGTCACGGCGGGCGGCCGGGCCGTCGCCGTGACCGACGTCGCGGTCGACGGGCGGAATCTCAGCCTGACACTCGCCGACAGTATCGCGGCCGAAGACGACGTCACTCTGCGCTACGCACCCGGACGCAAGGTCCCCGAGGACGCCGGCGGGAACCGCGTCGCCGGGGTGACCGACCTGTCGGTTACCAACACGGTCCCCGACGCGGTCGACGACGCGTACACCGTTCTGGAGGACAACACGCTCGCCGTCGACGCCGACCTCGGGGTCGTCGCGAACGACACCGACGCCGACGACGGCGACCTCACTGTCTCGGTCGTGACCAACACGTCGGACGGGCGGCTCACGCTGGCTGCCAACGGCTCCTTCGAGTACCGCCCCGACCGGAACTACAACGGCGACGACGCCTTCGTCTACGAGCTGCGGGATACCGACGGCAACACCGACAGAGCCGTCGTCAATATCACGGTACTCCCGGTCCGTGACGGCGGCGGCGGTGGTGGCAGTAGCTCCGGCACGTCGGTCACCGTGGACGAGTCGGACGACAGCGCTACCGCCGAGGTCTCCGTTTCGGACGCGAAGCGGGGCGAACCCGTGCAGATTCCGCTGGCCGGTGGCGACTCCGATACCGGCGGTGACCAGCGCAACGTCGACGTGCCGAGTATCGAGCTGACGGTCGAGCGCGACGGCGACTTCGGGTTGTCCGTCTCGACGAGCGAGATTCGAGCCGGTGGGCCGGCCGCGGAAGAGCCCGAAAGCGGCGTCTCGGCGCCGTCCGACAGGGACCGCGAGTTCGCCGCCTCGACCGGGTCGACACCGATGGGTCGGGTGACGGTCACACACTCCATCGACGACGCCGACATCGGCGAGGTGGCCTTCACCTTCCGGCTGCGAAAGTCCTACCTCCGCGAGAACCGCATCGGACCGTCGTCAGTGTCGCTGTACCGCGACGAGACCACGCGCTGGAACCGTCTGCCGACGACCGTCGTCGGCGAGACCGACACGCACTACGTCTTCCGGGCGACCGCACCCGGCCTCTCGGTCTTTACCGTCGGGACGAACGCGTCGATGGTAACGGTGACCGAGGCGACCCGCCGGACCGCGACGGTCGACACCGGCCAGCCGGCGGCTGTCGACGTGACGCTCACCAACCGTGGCACGGTCGAGCGGACCTATCCGCTGGAACTCACCGCCGACGGCAGCGCCGTCGCCACCGACTCCGTCGACGTGGCCGCCGGGACGAACCGAACCGTGACGCTCTCGTCGACGTTCGAGACGGCGGGCACCTACGCGCTGGCCGTCGACGGGCAGTCAGTCGGGACCGTGAGCGTCAGGGCACGGTCGGCGACCGGCCCGACGCCCGAACCGGCGACCGTCACGCCCACGGAAACGGCGACCGGCGCCAGCGGGCCGGGTATGGGCGTCGTCGCGGCGCTGCTTGCGGTCAGTCTCGCCGTCGGTCTCCGACGGCGCCGCGAGCGGTGA
- a CDS encoding helix-turn-helix domain-containing protein — protein MRQIRATARVDPEASPAFFDLLANSTEIEEARVLEVNTTVGGVETVLFAIDGDTAAFAAGAAETPGVESVEVADYDEGPSYALLVMRPLETSLFDAIHQGDRLSGFVVRTPIIYRDGAMHGRIVGATEGLQRAFDDSPDAMDIDVEEVGRFRGRLDGVETTLSERQREAVDAALALGYYEQPRAATQADVAAELDCSPQTAGTHLRKAESKVMRAVLAEF, from the coding sequence ATGAGACAGATCCGGGCCACGGCACGCGTCGACCCCGAGGCGTCGCCGGCCTTCTTCGACCTGCTCGCGAACTCCACGGAGATCGAGGAGGCTCGTGTGCTCGAAGTGAACACCACCGTCGGGGGCGTCGAGACGGTCCTCTTTGCCATCGACGGTGACACCGCTGCCTTCGCCGCAGGTGCTGCCGAGACGCCCGGCGTCGAGTCCGTCGAGGTGGCCGACTACGACGAGGGACCGAGTTACGCCTTGCTCGTGATGCGCCCGCTCGAAACCTCGCTGTTCGACGCTATCCACCAGGGGGACCGGTTGTCGGGATTCGTGGTTCGAACGCCGATCATCTACCGCGACGGAGCCATGCACGGCCGTATCGTGGGTGCCACGGAGGGGCTGCAGCGGGCCTTCGACGACAGCCCCGACGCCATGGACATCGACGTCGAGGAGGTCGGCCGGTTCCGCGGTCGGCTGGACGGAGTCGAAACGACGCTCTCGGAGCGCCAGCGGGAGGCCGTCGACGCCGCGCTGGCGCTTGGCTACTACGAACAGCCCCGAGCGGCGACACAGGCCGACGTGGCGGCCGAGCTGGACTGCTCACCCCAGACCGCGGGCACGCACCTCCGGAAAGCGGAGTCGAAGGTCATGCGGGCGGTGCTCGCGGAGTTCTGA
- a CDS encoding ABC transporter permease — MSTATDRPTPARNSLPRDAWVNFKRWSRKAVRNPTAFFLEIVVGVFSLLLFSAVFGDVGEFALAQAGYADVDYLTYLVPAVFMQATMGSAFTSGVGLVGDLESGMFEKVTATPMGWTAVLLGKAAADLLRILVQLLVVLALAVALGASVETGVAGVVGIAAVSLLVGLLFMSVANILGVLVRDEEAINAASMLFMFPLLFLSPAFIPVASDIEWLARLNPVTYGVDAIRALVLGEDVLTVLEVSRFGGIYDTLVPAVAVLVGLNVVFGAIAVWVLGRASSVDAA; from the coding sequence ATGAGCACCGCGACCGACCGTCCGACGCCGGCGCGCAACTCACTGCCCCGGGACGCGTGGGTGAACTTCAAGCGCTGGTCCCGGAAGGCGGTGCGCAACCCGACCGCGTTCTTCCTGGAAATCGTCGTCGGCGTGTTCTCCCTGTTGCTGTTCTCGGCGGTGTTCGGCGACGTGGGCGAGTTCGCGCTCGCGCAGGCCGGCTACGCCGACGTGGACTACCTCACCTATCTCGTGCCCGCGGTGTTCATGCAGGCGACGATGGGGTCGGCGTTCACCTCCGGCGTCGGGTTGGTCGGCGACCTGGAGAGCGGCATGTTCGAGAAAGTCACCGCCACGCCGATGGGCTGGACCGCCGTCCTGCTGGGCAAGGCGGCCGCCGACCTGCTTCGCATCCTCGTCCAGTTGCTCGTCGTCCTCGCGCTGGCCGTGGCACTGGGCGCGAGCGTCGAGACCGGTGTGGCGGGCGTAGTCGGCATCGCGGCCGTCTCCCTGCTCGTCGGCCTGCTGTTCATGTCCGTCGCCAACATCCTCGGCGTGCTCGTCCGTGACGAGGAAGCCATCAACGCCGCGTCGATGCTGTTCATGTTCCCCCTGCTCTTCCTCTCGCCGGCGTTCATCCCGGTCGCTTCGGACATCGAGTGGCTCGCCCGCCTCAACCCCGTTACCTACGGCGTCGACGCGATTCGCGCGCTCGTCCTCGGTGAGGACGTGTTGACAGTGCTGGAGGTGAGCCGCTTTGGCGGCATCTACGACACGCTCGTCCCCGCCGTGGCCGTCCTCGTCGGACTGAACGTCGTCTTCGGCGCCATCGCGGTCTGGGTCCTCGGACGCGCCAGCAGTGTCGACGCCGCCTGA
- a CDS encoding alpha/beta fold hydrolase codes for MSPTADTQSLDRPDGRTLTYADHGDPDGSPVLFCHGTPGSRLGVPDSGAVAATGTRLLTVDRPGYGGPLPGRSELREHRPHDLRLRFPEVRARGLG; via the coding sequence ATGTCACCGACCGCCGACACCCAGTCGCTCGACCGCCCGGACGGCCGGACGCTCACCTACGCCGACCACGGCGACCCCGACGGGTCGCCGGTCCTGTTCTGCCACGGGACGCCCGGCTCCCGTCTGGGAGTGCCAGACTCCGGGGCCGTCGCGGCCACCGGCACCCGCTTGCTCACTGTCGACCGGCCGGGCTACGGCGGCCCACTGCCGGGACGGTCAGAACTCCGCGAGCACCGCCCGCATGACCTTCGACTCCGCTTTCCGGAGGTGCGTGCCCGCGGTCTGGGGTGA
- a CDS encoding helix-turn-helix transcriptional regulator, whose product MDTSGLERDIRLLQRAPVLAACRDGPVDRSTIAERADCSRTTVYRATTELEADGLLEQGSGGYSLTTFGTTILDRITQFRAEIDGIRHLVPLLGRIDASELRENVDLFADATVVEASPDAPYAIDQHFASVIGANTDEWFGFTQAYGSPIVVEAVSEAIAAGASAEWVFTRETVERLSEQYPEAQTELRALDRTASYVVDSLPFDFAVLNDTLVLIGADTETGVHAAIATTDDPDAVAWARDLFETYRDRAERVA is encoded by the coding sequence ATGGACACGTCCGGACTCGAACGGGATATCCGCCTGCTGCAACGGGCGCCGGTTCTGGCTGCCTGTCGCGACGGCCCCGTGGACCGCTCGACTATCGCCGAGCGGGCGGACTGTTCCCGGACGACCGTCTACCGGGCGACGACGGAACTCGAAGCCGACGGCCTGCTCGAACAGGGCTCCGGGGGGTACTCGCTGACGACCTTCGGGACGACGATACTGGACCGCATCACACAGTTCCGGGCCGAAATCGACGGTATCAGGCATCTCGTGCCGCTTTTGGGGCGAATCGACGCGTCCGAACTGCGCGAGAACGTCGACCTGTTTGCCGACGCGACCGTCGTCGAGGCCAGTCCGGACGCACCCTACGCCATCGACCAGCACTTCGCGTCCGTCATCGGCGCCAACACGGACGAGTGGTTCGGGTTCACGCAGGCGTACGGCTCTCCGATAGTCGTCGAGGCCGTCTCCGAGGCCATCGCCGCCGGCGCGAGTGCCGAGTGGGTGTTCACGAGGGAGACGGTCGAGCGCCTCTCCGAGCAGTACCCGGAGGCACAGACCGAACTTCGGGCGCTCGACCGAACTGCCTCCTACGTCGTCGATAGCCTCCCCTTCGATTTCGCCGTCCTCAACGACACGCTCGTTCTCATCGGCGCTGACACCGAGACCGGCGTCCACGCGGCCATCGCGACGACCGACGACCCCGACGCCGTCGCGTGGGCGCGTGACCTCTTCGAGACGTATCGGGACCGGGCCGAGCGGGTGGCCTGA
- a CDS encoding ABC transporter ATP-binding protein, translating to MPSNAARQDAPTHSDGPPAVDAEALSLTYADGTEAVRDVSLTIPRGEFFGFLGPNGAGKTTTIKMLATLLAPTGGRVSINGYDVVDERTAVRGTVGYMAQHVSVDRELTARENLQFACEAYGVSGADRDARIEELLDLVDLADVADTPAGNFSGGMQKRLDAATALVHDPALVFLDEPTTGLDPKARNRLWDYFERINDSGTTIFLTTQYLEEADALCDRLAVIRDGELVADDSPDALKRRVGGTRLSIDVEGGPEAAARVARQSGVLSDDATLDTTADGLTVATSAPTEDGPDLLVALRNAGVVVTGFDIEEATLDDVFLTIADEGSSGLDVEDPQPVAAAGESV from the coding sequence ATGCCCTCGAACGCAGCACGACAGGACGCACCGACACACAGCGACGGACCGCCGGCGGTCGACGCCGAGGCGCTCTCGCTGACGTACGCCGACGGCACCGAGGCCGTCCGCGACGTATCGCTCACCATCCCTCGCGGGGAGTTCTTCGGCTTCCTCGGGCCGAACGGCGCGGGGAAGACCACGACCATCAAGATGCTCGCGACGCTGCTCGCCCCGACCGGCGGCCGTGTCAGCATCAACGGTTACGACGTCGTGGACGAGCGGACCGCCGTCCGTGGCACCGTCGGCTACATGGCACAGCACGTCAGTGTCGACAGGGAGCTGACGGCCCGCGAGAACCTCCAGTTCGCCTGTGAGGCCTACGGCGTGAGCGGGGCGGACCGCGACGCTCGCATCGAGGAACTGCTGGACCTCGTCGACCTCGCCGACGTGGCCGACACACCCGCCGGGAACTTCTCCGGCGGGATGCAAAAACGCCTCGACGCGGCGACGGCGCTCGTCCACGACCCGGCGCTCGTCTTCCTCGACGAACCGACCACCGGGCTGGACCCGAAGGCCCGAAACCGGCTGTGGGACTACTTCGAGCGCATCAACGACTCCGGGACGACGATCTTCCTCACGACGCAGTACCTCGAAGAGGCCGACGCCCTCTGTGACCGCCTGGCCGTCATCCGTGACGGCGAACTCGTCGCCGACGACTCGCCGGACGCGCTGAAACGGCGCGTCGGCGGGACCCGGCTCAGTATCGACGTCGAGGGCGGGCCGGAGGCGGCCGCTCGGGTCGCTCGCCAGAGCGGCGTGCTCTCCGACGACGCGACCCTCGACACCACCGCTGACGGACTCACCGTCGCAACGTCCGCTCCCACCGAGGACGGCCCAGACCTCCTCGTGGCGCTCCGGAACGCCGGCGTCGTGGTCACCGGCTTCGACATCGAGGAGGCGACCCTCGACGACGTCTTCCTCACTATTGCTGACGAAGGCAGTTCGGGACTCGATGTCGAGGACCCACAGCCGGTGGCCGCCGCGGGGGAGTCCGTATGA